From Camelina sativa cultivar DH55 chromosome 7, Cs, whole genome shotgun sequence, one genomic window encodes:
- the LOC104700822 gene encoding prothymosin alpha-B-like codes for MPKTRWTKNKKRKIAQEEQDSKPAESSQPADLPVVGDGDGEDEVKRSNKEDEEIDLETVGDDEEGDKEDVGSDEGEEENEPDLDGEEVDSDVSLGEIDSGDIFFWVCNTSII; via the coding sequence ATGCCGAAGACGAGGTggacaaaaaataagaaaagaaaaattgctCAAGAAGAACAAGATTCGAAGCCGGCGGAGAGTTCTCAGCCGGCGGATCTCCCTGTGGTTGGTGATGGAGATGGTGAGGACGAAGTCAAAAGGAGTAATAAAGAGGATGAGGAAATTGACTTAGAAACTGTGGGAGATGATGAGGAGGGAGACAAGGAGGATGTCGGAAGtgacgaaggagaagaagagaacgaGCCAGATCTCGATGGCGAAGAAGTAGATTCGGATGTATCCTTGGGAGAGATCGATTCGGGCgacatatttttttgggtttgtaaTACTAGTATAATATAG
- the LOC104700823 gene encoding probable aldo-keto reductase 4: MGLSAFYGAPKPETEAIALIYHAIHSGVTFLDTSDIYGPETNEVLLSKALKDGMREKVELATKFGITYGEGKIEVRGDPEYVRAACEASLKRLDVSCIDLYYSHRIDTRVPIEITMGELKKLVEEGKIKYIGLSEASASTIRRAHAVHPITAVQLEWSLWTRDVEEEVIPTCRELGIGIVAYSPLGRGFFASGPKLVENLDKNDFRKALPRFQEENLDHNKIVYDKVSAISEKKGCTPAQLALAWVHHQGDDVCPIPGTTKIENLNQNIGALSVKLSPEEMTELEIIAQPGFVKGERYTTTLLTFKNSETPLLSSWKSA, from the exons ATGGGTCTCTCTGCTTTCTACGGTGCTCCGAAGCCGGAAACAGAAGCCATCGCTCTCATCTACCATGCTATTCACTCGGGCGTCACTTTCCTTGACACCTCTGACATTTACGGTCCTGAGACCAACGAGGTTCTCCTCAGCAAG GCACTCAAGGATGGGATGAGAGAAAAAGTGGAACTTGCGACCAAATTTGGAATCACCTATGGAGAGGGAAAGATAGAGGTGAGAGGAGATCCTGAGTATGTGAGAGCTGCATGTGAGGCAAGTTTAAAGCGGCTAGATGTTTCCTGCATTGATCTCTATTATTCGCATCGGATTGATACTCGTGTCCCTATCGAAATCACT ATGGGAGAACTGAAGAAGCTGGTTGAAGAGGGTAAAATAAAGTACATTGGTCTGTCCGAAGCCTCTGCTTCAACTATCAGAAGAGCACATGCTGTTCACCCAATTACTGCCGTGCAGTTGGAATGGTCCTTGTGGACTCgagatgtggaagaagaagtcATTCCCACCTGCAG GGAACTTGGGATAGGGATTGTTGCTTACAGTCCTCTAGGACGAGGTTTCTTCGCATCTGGACCCAAGCTTGTTGAGAACCTAGACAAGAATGACTTCAGAAAG GCTCTACCAAGATTCCAAGAGGAGAACTTAGACCACAACAAGATTGTTTATGATAAGGTTAGTGCAATCTCGGAAAAGAAAGGATGCACTCCTGCACAATTAGCGCTCGCTTGGGTTCACCACCAAGGAGATGATGTTTGTCCCATCCCGGGAACCACTAAGATTGAAAACCTTAACCAGAACATTGGAGCTTTATCGGTGAAACTCTCACCCGAAGAGATGACTGAGCTTGAGATCATTGCCCAACCAGGTTTTGTGAAAGGAGAAAGATACACGACCACATTACTCACATTCAAGAACTCTGAGACACCATTATTGTCTTCTTGGAAATCTGCTTAA